One Trichoderma atroviride chromosome 7, complete sequence DNA segment encodes these proteins:
- a CDS encoding uncharacterized protein (SMCOG1042:O-methyltransferase~antiSMASH:Cluster_7.2~EggNog:ENOG41), with protein MAKLSIPSNERNGSAKAAADQHTTSAATSQEPRMGVLAEIIRVETEKLETYLKENGIAQPSFHVDAPLDFPHLPDEIQESRQKIVFATNELANLVRGPRESVRFGAWSYLDSLSLQLINSYQLAKLVPLDRPISLKELQSKTTLEPIFLARTLRYAITNYMFHEPSPGYIAHTANSRVLAQDSSLQAWVGFNSDSCFPAAAKVPDALKGHPEATEPTHAGFNYAFDTVGKEPMYATLAKRPIESDRFARAMVSFTHGEGYEVSHLVDNYDFSDVDARGGTFVDIGGSHGFVSDALAKKWKKINFIVQDRQEMVDSAPKPVSEDPSVAERLSFQVHDFFKEQPVKGADVYYFRWILHNYSTPYAVKILKSLIPALKPGSRIVINDYCIREPGSETLWDDKLLRSLDMIMGVLFNSQERDEQEFRDLFKAADPRFHFKGVLRVENCKMSVIEAVWDE; from the exons ATGGCAAAACTCAGCATCCCGTCTAACGAACGTAATGGttcggccaaggctgctgctgatcaGCACACAACCAGCGCGGCAACCTCCCAAGAGCCTCGCATGGGAGTGCTCGCCGAAATTATCCGCGTTGAGACAGAAAAGCTGGAAACTTATCTCAAAGAAAACGGCATCGCTCAACCGAGTTTTCATGTAGACGCTCCTCTCGATTTCCCCCACTTGCCCGACGAAATTCAGGAGAGCCGCCAGAAGATTGTTTTCGCCACTAATGAGCTTGCGAATCTCGTCAGGGGCCCTCGAGAGAGTGTGAGATTTGGTGCATGGAGT TATCTGGACAGCTTGAGTCTGCAACTTATCAACAGCTATCAGCTTG CTAAGCTCGTCCCATTGGACCGCCCTATTTCGTTAAAAGAGCTTCAATCCAAGACCACACTGGAACCCATCTTTCTTGCTCGTACTCTACGCTATGCTATTACAAACTACATGTTCCACGAGCCATCTCCGGGCTATATTGCGCACACCGCCAATTCTCGTGTTCTGGCCCAAGACTCTTCGCTTCAAGCCTGGGTTGGCTTCAACTCAGACAGCTGTTTccctgccgctgccaaggtGCCAGACGCGTTGAAGGGGCACCCTGAGGCCACCGAGCCAACTCATGCAGGGTTCAACTATGCTTTCGACACAGTAGGCAAAGAGCCCATGTATGCGACTCTTGCCAAGAGGCCCATTGAATCCGACCGCTTTGCCCGCGCCATGGTAAGCTTCACACACGGAGAGGGCTATGAAGTCAGCCACCTGGTGGACAATTATGACTTTTCAGACGTTGATGCGCGTGGGGGCACATTTGTGGATATTGGCGGCAGTCATGGCTTTGTATCGGACGCTTTGGCAaagaagtggaagaagatcaaCTTTATAGTGCAGGACAGGCAAGAGATGGTGGATTCTGCCCCAAAGCCCGTCTCTGAGGACCCATCAGTGGCAGAAAGACTCTCTTTTCAAGTCCACGACTTCTTCAAAGAGCAGCCTGTCAAAGGCGCAGACG TCTATTACTTCCGCTGGATTCTTCACAACTATTCTACGCCGTATGCTGTTAAAATCCTCAAAAGCCTCATTCCTGCACTCAAGCCAGGGTCccgcatcgtcatcaacgaTTACTGCATCCGAGAGCCGGGGTCAGAGACTTTGTGGGATGATAAGCTTCTGAGAAGCCTGGATATGATTATGGGAGTTCTCTTCAACTCGCAAGAGCGAGACGAGCAGGAATTCCGCGATCTGTTCAAGGCTGCCGACCCTAGGTTTCACTTCAAG GGTGTCCTGAGAGTCGAAAATTGTAAAATGAGCGTTATAGAGGCAGTATGGGACGAGTAG
- a CDS encoding uncharacterized protein (EggNog:ENOG41~antiSMASH:Cluster_7.2): MDRFLKNGFKSSSRRTRSPSPANGATSTASRTDSSAGADHSFTANANGGDYHREPTSQYGAASQPPYAVDYQLPALKISDLLQSPTATPAENGNGNGNVNGNIYGNGYGHEQSDLAIPALALKKDTEKDIVTGPTEPTKGYPETFKPLEHATGPSSIGSPLTHPNGVSIFPDLSAAEQQELSREALDQAEEAIIADDSADSIGSVHGDDIGSDAGSDAGYDSDTASSASTSVMSSVRDYMYENGRRYHRYREGTYNFPNDDVEQEREDMKHAMVKLLCSQKLHFAPIGDNPQEILDIGTGTGIWPIEMGDKYLSAHILGIDLSPIQPDWLPPNVRFMIDDVESPWLHPNSHFDYIHSRHTVMAVRDWMKLFRRAIEHLKIGGWIELQEIHHTPRSALPDGNGEMPPDHPVARYWKHVSEGLAALGIDLDTAANGRISDMMQEAGFTNVTERVLHVPIGTWPKNKVLKTVGLYWRTILLDGIQAIALGPLTRGLGWNREQVEVLLMEVRQAYFDDSKLMYMPFHVIYGQRP, encoded by the exons ATGGATAGATTTCTCAAAAATGGCTTCAAGAGCTCGTCTCGGAGGACACGCTCCCCCTCTCCCGCCAACGGCGCGACGAGCACTGCAAGCCGCACGGACAGCTCTGCCGGGGCTGATCACAGCTTCACGGCCAACGCGAACGGCGGTGATTATCATCGCGAGCCCACTTCTCAATATGGCGCCGCCTCACAGCCTCCTTATGCTGTTGACTACCAGCTGCCGGCTTTGAAGATATCCGACCTTTTGCAGAGCCCGACAGCTACCCCAGCTGAGAATGGGAATGGGAATGGGAATGTGAATGGCAATATATATGGAAATGGATACGGGCATGAACAGAGCGATCTTGCTATACctgctttggctttgaagaAAGACACAGAGAAAGACATAGTGACGGGACCAACAGAACCAACAAAAGGTTATCCCGAAACGTTCAAACCGCTGGAGCACGCGACGGGGCCATCGTCGATAGGCTCTCCCTTAACCCATCCAAATGGCGTCTCCATATTTCCAGATCTTTCCGCTGCGGAACAGCAGGAGCTATCCCGAGAAGCACTGGACcaagccgaagaagccatcATTGCCGATGATAGCGCTGATAGCATCGGCTCCGTTCATGGCGACGACATCGGTTCTGATGCCGGTTCTGATGCCGGCTATGATAGTGATACTGCCAGCTCGGCAAGCACCTCCGTCATGTCTTCTGTTCGCGACTACATGTATGAAAATGGCCGGCGATATCATCGATATCGCGAAGGCACCTACAACTTCCCCAATGATGACGTggagcaagagagagaggatatGAAGCACGCCATGGTCAAGCTGCTGTGTAGCCAAAAGCTACACTTTGCCCCCATCGGCGATAACCCGCAAGAAATCCTCGATATTGGAACTGGGACCGGAATTTGGCCGATTGAAA TGGGAGACAAATATCTGAGCGCTCATATACTTGGAATCGACTTGTCTCCTATTCAGCCCGATTGGCTACCGCCCAACGTTCGATTCATGATAGACGATGTGGAATCGCCGTGGTTGCATCCCAACAGCCATTTTGACTACATTCATTCTCGGCACACAGTGATGGCTGTTAGAGATTGGATGAAGTTATTTCGAAGGGCCATAGA ACATCTCAAAATTGGTGGCTGGATCGAGCTCCAAGAAATCCATCACACTCCCAGAAGCGCCCTGCCAGATGGAAATGGCGAGATGCCGCCAGACCATCCTGTTGCACGTTATTGGAAACACGTATCAGAAGGGCTAGCAGCCCTTGGCATCGATCTGGATACcgcagccaatggcagaaTATCCGACATGATGCAAGAGGCCGGTTTTACTAATGTTACGGAGCGGGTGCTGCATGTGCCCATCGGGACTTGGCCCAAGAATAAAGTCCTCAAGACGGTCGGCCTTTACTGGCGGACTATACTCTTGGATGGGATTCAGGCTATTGCTCTGGGGCCGTTGACACGAGGCCTGGGATGGAACCGAGAGCAAGTGGAAGTACTGCTGATGGAAGTGCGGCAGGCCTACTTTGACGATTCCAAGCTCATGTACATGCCATTTCATGTTATTTATGGGCAGAGGCCATAA
- a CDS encoding uncharacterized protein (EggNog:ENOG41~antiSMASH:Cluster_7.2) — protein MSRSNAKAPRCVGSPSFAPDEVIQDGPRLKQARELLAANDLYNASRVLLSLPERDTFTYHAMTSVKLAEVQHVVGLGGINGLHAWYRGEDGTPRDPPPLPDIEAYISIFSPSTATASALKNFETNAKKTSIRSEIASHIAGKRFIHPAVTTQLTIPKSKKPPSENPYLDFWAWSCRNLEWCGPCASSERVATSHHVLPIFMHHFGCATPSHESLEVLRILADGRAIADMGSGNGYWTFLLRRYGLTVYPVDNMQSEWRVNWIDDTAIIDGVKWLRKNENGKDMVLLLVYPVVGGGVGGGAEGSFTRGLVSAFQGDTIAVVGTQNLNGYTGFRGMTMDTFMEQEHKEWTKVVQIPLPSFAGKDEALYVFQRGEMVPNASSSS, from the exons ATGTCGCGCAGCAACGCAAAGGCGCCTCGCTGCGTTGGCAGCCCGTCCTTTGCTCCAGACGAAGTAATCCAAGATGGTCCGCGGCTCAAGCAAGCCCGGGAGCTGCTGGCAGCAAATGATCTGTACAACGCCAGCCGCGTGCTGCTTAGCCTGCCTGAGAGAGATACATTTACGTATCACGCCATGACAAGTGTCAAGCTGGCTGAGGTACAGCACGTTGTCGGGTTGGGCGGCATCAATGGCCTGCACGCCTGGTATCGCGGTGAAGATGGCACGCCT AGAGACCCTCCACCTCTGCCAGATATCGAGGCATACATCTCCATATTCAGCCCCTCAACTGCCACGGCTTCGGCCCTGAAAAACTTTGAGACAAATGCAAAGAAGACATCCATCCGCTCAGAGATTGCGAGCCACATCGCAGGGAAACGATTCATCCACCCGGCGGTGACCACGCAACTGACCATTCCCAAATCAAAGAAGCCGCCGAGTGAGAATCCGTACCTTGACTTTTGGGCCTGGTCGTGCAGAAACTTGGAGTGGTGCGGGCCGTGCGCTTCATCGGAAAGAGTCGCAACGAGTCACCATGTGCTCCCCATTTTCATGCACCACTTTGGCTGTGCAACACCATCACACGAGAGCCTGGAGGTGTTGAGGATCCTGGCGGATGGCCGAGCCATTGCGGATATGGGCTCGGGTAATGGCTACTGGACGTTTCTGCTGAGGCGGTATGGACTCACGGTGTATCCGGTAGACAACATGCAGAGCGAGTGGAGGGTCAACTGGATCGACGATACGGCCATCATAGACGGCGTGAAATGGCTGCGGAAGAATGAAAATGGCAAAGACATGGTCCTCCTGTTGGTCTATCCCGTTGTCGGAGGGGGTGTCGGAGGAGGCGCCGAGGGCAGCTTCACGAGGGGCCTCGTCAGTGCTTTCCAAGGAGACACCATTGCGGTTGTTGGAACACAGAATTTAAACGGCTATACAGGATTCAGGGGCATGACGATGGATACTTTTATGGAGCAGGAGCACAAGGAGTGGACAAAGGTGGTGCAGATTCCACTGCCGAGCTTTGCTGGCAAGGACGAGGCGCTGTATGTCTTCCAGAGGGGAGAGATGGTGCCCAACGCATCGAGCTCGAGTTGA